A single genomic interval of Hevea brasiliensis isolate MT/VB/25A 57/8 chromosome 4, ASM3005281v1, whole genome shotgun sequence harbors:
- the LOC110672997 gene encoding pentatricopeptide repeat-containing protein At3g48810 produces MYLKKGCSLLLKVHKPSIPFVLNTNPILNANSKPQNEQNQTHLKEFDVLKRLRSESNIVLALDYFKSIANSQAFQHSQLTYQTMIEKLGAQRDVDGVQYLLHQMKLEGISCSEDLFISVINTYRGVGLAEQALKMFYRIGEFGCKPTVKIYNHLLDALLSENRFQMINPIYSNMKRDGMEPNVYTYNILLKALCKNNRVDGACKLLVEMSNKGCNPDVVSCTTVISSMCKLGRVEEAKELAMKFQPIVPVYNALINGFCREYKIKEAFRLLSQMADKGIDANVITYSTVINSLSDMGNVELALAVWAKMFVRGCSPNVHTFTSLMKGYFLGRRVYEALNIWNLMIREGFEPNIVSYNTLIRGLCSHGKMEEALSVSSKMERNGYSPNTITYSTLIDGFAKSGDLFGASETWNKMMLNGCTPNVVLYTCMVDALCRNSMFNQAQCLIEKMITDNCPPNTATFNAFIRGLCCSGRVEWAIEVFNQMGQYGCSPGVITYNELLDGLLKATRIKEALKLVSEMEDNSIELNSVTYNTILCGFCHAGLFEEALKLLGKMLVRGVKPGAITYNTIIYAYCKQGKVKTTIRLIDRVSTGGEWYPDIVAYTNLLWGICNQIGVEEAFMFLDKMVNKGICPNVATWNVLVRGLFNSLGHLGPIHILDDILAHA; encoded by the coding sequence ATGTATCTGAAAAAAGGATGTTCCTTGTTGTTAAAAGTCCACAAACCTTCAATCCCCTTTGTTTTAAACACAAATCCAATTCTCAATGCCAACAGTAAACCCCAAAATGAGCAaaatcaaacccatctcaaagaATTTGATGTTTTAAAGAGGTTGAGAAGTGAATCCAACATTGTACTGGCTCTAGATTACTTCAAGTCAATAGCCAATTCACAAGCTTTTCAACATAGCCAATTAACGTACCAAACCATGATTGAAAAACTTGGTGCCCAACGCGATGTAGATGGTGTACAATACCTTCTTCACCAAATGAAATTAGAAGGAATTAGCTGTAGTGAGGATTTATTTATCTCTGTGATCAATACTTATAGAGGAGTGGGTTTAGCTGAGCAAGCATTGAAAATGTTCTATAGAATTGGGGAATTTGGGTGCAAACCTACGGTTAAGATATATAATCATCTTTTGGATGCGTTGCTTAGTGAGAATAGGTTTCAAATGATCAATCCTATATATAGCAACATGAAGAGAGATGGGATGGAACCCAATGTTTATACTTATAACATCCTTTTGAAAGCCTTATGCAAGAACAATAGGGTTGATGGGGCGTGCAAGTTGCTTGTGGAAATGTCCAATAAAGGATGTAATCCAGACGTGGTTAGCTGCACAACTGTCATATCTTCTATGTGTAAGCTTGGTAGGGTGGAGGAGGCAAAGGAGCTTGCCATGAAATTTCAACCTATTGTCCCTGTTTACAATGCTTTGATAAATGGTTTTTGCAGAGAATACAAAATTAAGGAGGCATTTCGGTTGTTAAGTCAAATGGCGGATAAGGGAATTGATGCCAATGTCATTACTTACTCAACCGTAATCAATTCTCTTTCAGATATGGGAAATGTTGAATTGGCTCTTGCAGTTTGGGCAAAGATGTTTGTGAGAGGTTGTAGCCCCAATGTTCACACCTTTACTTCCTTGATGAAGGGCTATTTCTTGGGAAGAAGAGTATATGAAGCACTCAATATATGGAACTTGATGATTCGAGAAGGATTTGAGCCCAATATTGTTTCATATAACACTCTAATACGTGGTCTCTGCTcccatgggaaaatggaagaagCTTTATCTGTTTCCAGTAAAATGGAGAGAAATGGCTACTCCCCAAATACAATCACGTATAGTACTCTTATTGATGGTTTTGCAAAATCTGGTGATTTGTTTGGTGCATCTGAGACATGGAACAAGATGATGTTGAATGGTTGCACTCCTAATGTTGTATTGTATACTTGCATGGTGGACGCCCTTTGCAGGAATTCTATGTTCAACCAAGCTCAATGTCTTATTGAGAAAATGATAACTGATAACTGTCCTCCAAATACGGCTACATTCAatgcatttatcagaggtttatgtTGCAGTGGAAGAGTAGAATGGGCTATAGAAGTGTTCAATCAGATGGGGCAATATGGATGTTCACCTGGTGTCATAACATACAATGAACTATTGGATGGTCTTTTGAAAGCAACCAGAATAAAAGAAGCTCTGAAACTTGTTAGCGAGATGGAAGATAACAGTATCGAACTGAATTCAGTGACTTATAATACCATCTTGTGTGGATTTTGCCATGCTGGATTGTTTGAAGAGGCTTTGAAGCTGCTAGGTAAAATGCTGGTAAGAGGTGTGAAGCCTGGTGCTATCACATACAACACAATAATTTATGCCTACTGTAAGCAAGGCAAGGTTAAGACTACCATCCGGCTCATAGATAGAGTAAGTACGGGAGGAGAGTGGTATCCAGACATAGTTGCGTACACCAATCTTTTATGGGGGATCTGTAATCAGATTGGGGTAGAAGAAGCCTTCATGTTTCTTGATAAGATGGTAAATAAGGGTATCTGTCCCAATGTAGCAACTTGGAATGTGTTGGTCCGGGGCTTGTTTAACAGCTTAGGTCATCTGGGGCCAATTCACATTCTGGATGACATTCTAGCTCATGCATGA
- the LOC110672948 gene encoding desiccation-related protein PCC13-62: MTILKVRLCIITLAASKEANNTTMVPPTSTTIATTIASLILFLASNSYSYPPTIEGLSYSSVPASDVDLLEFPLNLEYLEAEFFLHGSMGHGLDRFAPNLTQQGPAPLGGRKANLDPFTKDVIKQFAWQEVGHLRAIKNAVKGFPRPLLDLRAETFAQVINNAFGRQLSPPFDPYATPLNFLIACYMIPYVGLTGYVGANPKLQGSASKKLVAGLLAVESGQDAVIRALLYERVKEKVHPYRITVAEFTDRISEIRNKLGNAGLKDEGLIVPKCQGAEGKISGNILAGDNYSLGFARTPEEILRIVYGGGDERVPGGFYPQGADGRIARSYLHNYA, translated from the exons ATGACCATCTTGAAGGTGAGGCTTTGCATCATTACACTAGCAGCCTCAAAGGAAGCTAACAATACAACTATGGTTCCACCCACTTCTACCACCATAGCCACCACTATTGCTTCTTTAATCCTCTTTCTAGCTTCAAATTCTTACTCCTATCCACCCACTATAGAGGGGTTGAGCTACTCTTCTGTCCCAGCTTCTGATGTTGATCTTCTTGAATTTCCTCTCAATTTAGAGTACCTAGAGGCTGAGTTCTTTCTGCATGGCTCTATGGGTCATGGGTTGGATAGGTTTGCTCCAAATTTGACCCAGCAAGGTCCAGCACCACTTGGTGGTAGGAAGGCTAATCTTGATCCTTTCACTAAAGATGTCATCAAGCAATTTGCTTGGCAAGAAGTGGGACACTTGAG GGCAATTAAGAATGCAGTAAAAGGATTCCCTAGGCCATTGCTGGATTTAAGGGCTGAAACATTTGCACAAGTTATAAACAATGCATTCGGACGACAACTATCTCCACCTTTTGACCCCTATGCCACTCCTCTCAACTTCCTTATTGCCTGCTATATGATTCCTTATGTTGGCCTCACGGGATATGTTGGAGCAAACCCAAaacttcaaggttctgcttcAAAGAAG CTTGTAGCAGGCCTTTTGGCAGTGGAATCAGGGCAAGATGCAGTTATCCGAGCATTGCTATACGAGAGGGTAAAGGAGAAGGTGCATCCATATAGGATAACAGTAGCCGAGTTCACGGATCGCATTTCAGAAATAAGGAATAAGCTAGGAAATGCTGGTCTGAAGGATGAAGGCCTTATAGTTCCTAAGTGCCAAGGAGCAGAAGGCAAAATCAGTGGCAATATACTTGCTGGAGACAACTATTCCTTAGGATTCGCAAGAACACCAGAGGAGATATTGAGAATTGTATATGGAGGAGGTGATGAACGTGTTCCTGGAGGTTTCTACCCACAGGGAGCTGATGGTCGTATTGCTAGATCTTACTTGCACAATTATGCCTAG